DNA sequence from the Podospora pseudocomata strain CBS 415.72m chromosome 2 map unlocalized CBS415.72m_2.2, whole genome shotgun sequence genome:
CTCAAGAACTATGATGCCAGCCGCGCAGGCTGCGATgatgcagcaacaacagcatcagcagcaacagcaacaacatccaataccaccaaaccaaccggCGTCACTACCAGCACAACTGCAGGCGACGAAATCGCCTGCACAAGTGAAGGGAGCAACATGAAGTTGTCCTTTGTGCTTTTGTGTATTTCGCCCTTATTTTTCCCCGTCACCCGTTCAGGATGCGACGggagcagcaagccacaaAGGTGGTCTTGCTCTGTATATCCCCTCTCTCAACACTCCGATGGTGCATTTAGCGATGGGCTTGAAACAAGAGGAGCCCGTCGTGGCTGGCGAGGAGTTCGGTGCAGTTGGTTTTTGTGTAGCATATAATTGCGGAAGCGAGCGGGCGAGTGACGGATGATGTATAGACGACGGTGAAGACTATGCCATAGACATAGACGTCAGGGACAAGGGCCAAGGCGTGCCGGGCGGCTGaataataaaaaaagaaagcagTGATATCTGCAAAAACTAATTTGTCGTTCCAAACTTGCCGAAGTCGTGGTATTGGTGTGAGAATTTGCGCGAAGAATCGGAGGCGTTGTTTGGGTCCCAGTTATAGGTCCTGAGCGCCGATGGTAGCTCGACAAAGTTTATCCCACAACCAATTGTGGAACTCACTTCGCAGCCGTTGAACATCGACATGGCCGAGGGCGGATGCGACGCATCAAGGCAGGTTGTGTCCAACGAAGCCGAGAGCATAACTCGAAGGGCTTTTCGCAGAATGCTGTGCAGAACGTTGGAAATCATCTTCCTGGCGAAAAGAAAGATGTCATCCCGCGAGGCAAATGGTAGCCGATGCGCCGGTGATTTTGCATCCCTGGGTGGAGTGATTGTTGGCGAGGGCTTTGTTCCACAGGAGAAGCACAAACCAGCAGCGGGCTCAGAAGCAATTCCCAGCTGACCACAGAAATGTGGGTCCACCTCTCATCCCAGCATGACGACCCTATCCGGGGGCGAACGGCAggatgaaaaggaggagcaaTATGTGCAATACCCACGCCGGAATCGTCGCGAGTTCTTGACGTCGGCGTGAACGGTTCCGCTGAAAACTCTTGCGTGCTCTGCTGCTGGCACCGGCCGAGACcaaggcagaggcagagagcCACATGCGCGGGAATTCCGGGTCTTGATATCTGTACAAGACGGCCACCCCGTAGAGTAGAGGAGAGCGCAAGCTTGTCAGATGAAGGGAAAACCAAGCTGTGACAGATCTCGAACACCGTAGCGATCCTGAGCAGGAGCGAGGCCACGTAGGAGTGTGGTTCGCCGGGGACAGATCAATGGCGAGCAGGCAGCTCCCGTGAGGGAAACAAGGCGCCATTGGCAGCTCCCGCGGGCTGATGCCGGGTATTTTTGAAGCAGATAGATGTGGAAGACTGTGACAAGTTCCCTCGAGGACGACGGTGTTTTGTGCGCTGATCGTGCATCTCTGGGTAAAAGCAAAGTCAGTCTCGGAATCATAAGCGCCGGAAGAAAGCCTTCCGCCAGGATGGAGGACGCCGTGGCAGGCAAGCTTGAGGTTTCcggagaaggaaagaagaaaatagAACATACCTGAAGATTCGAGAGAtcacggaggaggagatatACTCTTCGCCACCGGAGGTGCGGTCTTCAggccgggaggagggtgaaagaTCAGCATTGCTGGAGATAAGCACCAGAGCTCAGCTGGGACCCATGCGCTGGTCTTCAGGGGAGGAAATCGGGGTCAGAAAATGGAGGAGGGCAAAAGGTTTTGCAAGATGATGGTACAGacgaaggaggggaaggctCCCGGTGTGCCGGACATCATGGCAGGcagtgtgttgtgtgtgtggaaGGATTGCTGATGTCGACAGCGATGGCTGCTAAAGAGAATTGGTACTTTCTCAGTGCAGTGGGGCCCACACTACCGAAGCCCCCAAAAGGCGTCGACTCCAGTCTTGCGGAGCCCTGCATCCTGATCCAATCGGGAAGTGCGCACGAGCCAAGATGGAAGCTTCGGTACGTACCCAGGCAGATCAACGTCCTGACCCCTCAGGGAAAGAAACCTATGCCCCGCTGACGAAATATCCGTCCCGTCAAAAAGCTACCCCTCCTGCAGGCTATCGGCGGCCATCAGAGTTAATAACGATGTCTAAGAGACGAAGGCATTTTGTAGACTAACAGAGGCCTGATATTCACCTCGACTCTCTACGACCTATCAATTGAGTTTCTACACGTCAACCCGACTCCTCGTCCCAGCAAGCAACAACGCGCAACAACCCAGCGAAGTTCAGCCACCTCtcaaccctccaccccaccatcctcatcccaactCTGAATACTATCTAATCCGATCACCTCTCAAcctcactcaccaccaccagcacaaccacaaccccgcAACATGACGGAGCTCCTAAAAAAAACCCGCCGAATAGCCCTCGGCTGTGAGGGCTCAGCCAACAAACTGGGCAttggcatcatcctccacgaAAACgacacctccaccgtcctctCCAACATCCGCCACACCTTCGTCTCCCCCCCCGGCACCGGCTTCCTCCCCAAAGACACCGccgcccaccaccgctcctTCTTCGTCCGCATCgccctccaagccctccgtgtcgccaacatcaccatcccagATATAGACTGCATCTGCTACACCCGCGGCCCCGGCATGGGCGCCCCCCTCACCTCGgtcgccatcgccgcccgAACCCTTTCTCTCTTGTGGAACAAACCTCTCGTCGGCGTCAACCACTGCGTAGGCCACATCGAAATGGGCCGCGCCATCACCGGCGCCTCCCACCCCGTAGTATTGTACGTTTCCGGAGGCAACACCCAAGTCATAGCCTACGCCGAGCAACGCTACCGCATCTTTGGCGAAGCCCTCGACATAGCGGTAGGAAACTGCCTAGACAGATTCGCCCGAACACTAGAAATAAGCAACGACCCTGCCCCAGGGTATAATATCGAACAGCTCGCCAAACAAGGCGggcgcatcctcctcgacctccccTATGCAGTAAAAGGGATGGACTGCTCCTTCAGCGGGATCCTAACCCGGGCGGACGAGCTGGCGGCGCATATGAAGAGCGGGGGAAAAGGCACAGACGGGGAAGCGTTTACACCCGCGGATCTGTGCTTTTCGCTCCAGGAAACGATTTTTGCCATGCTGGTCGAGATCACGGAACGGGCGATGGCGCACGTGGGGAGTTCCCAGGTTTTGATCGTGGGGGGTGTGGGCTGCAACGAAAGATTACAGGAAATGATGGGTGCCatggcggcggagaggggggggagcgTCTATGCCACGGACGAGAGGTTCTGCATCGACAATGGGATCATGATTGCGCACGCTGGGCTGCTGGCATACGAGACTGGGTTCCAGACCCCCATCGAGGAAAGTACGTGTACCCAGCGGTTTAGGACGGATGAGGTGTTGGTGAAATGGAGAAAGTGATGAATGATaccaaagagaagaagaaataaGGTTTCACACCGAACTAAACAAACAGTTTTGGACCCCTTGTGAAAAGGTAGTTGTATTTGTATCTGGTCGGGCTGGTGGCCGTTTGGATCAAACAGTCCATCACCCCACCCACTCGTCATTTCCCCCGTTTCAACAAAAGCTCCGACATACATGATATCGAGACACGCAATTCTCACATGAGCCCAAGTGAtatctctttctctttcagACCATCAAAAACGTAGCCCGCCCGgcatacacacacaccatcatcttctgaTGGTGTTATTAAAGTCTGGCCACCAATTCATATTACTCCAAGAAACCCCGGCCTCTAAAAACACTGCCATGCAAAAAAATAAAGCCCTGcctcccgccaccaccaatccATGATAGTAATAATTCTTGGAATTAGCGTTAAATCATGtaaaggaaaagaaaatatCTAGATCCCTTCTGTCGTCGTGGGCTTATACATGATCGTGGTCACATACTGGTTGGTACATGTCAGCTTACCATCAACAAAACTCTTATTACTACAAAATAAACATACCTTGCTCTTAtacctcgtcgtcgctgaAACTGCCAAAATGTTATTCTTGATGCTGCTCGTCGCCAAGTGATTCAACACCGTATGGTTCGGCATGTTCAAGACGCTATTGTCGTCCTTGATCAGCGTCGCCGCGTTCAAAATCGGCTTGCCCAAGAAGCCGGGAAGTGCTGGTGGCATGGGGAGCTTCTCAATCGCCGAGCAGGCAGTATTGTACTGTGGCGCATCCTCCTGCAGATCAAAGTCGAGGAGATATCTTGGGATCTTGTGGGCAAACAGCTCGGCTGGCGGACAGTCCCTGAAGCTGGcttttggctgctgctggttcgACTCCTCTTCCGAGACGGGGTTCTGCGACCTCTCAGTCGTCTGCTGTCCGTCCTTGGCCGGAGCTCCAGCTGCCGCGGCACCACTACCACTTTCcgcggcggaggggaggtcgTCTGGGTTGACTTCGATGTAGTTGACAAGGTTATTTCCAAAGTCAACAGTTGTTGGGAGGTCGGGGGACGTCTGCATTTGGCCATCTACCAAGAATCGAATGTGGTGGGTGCCGGGGAGAATGTCGATCGTGGTCGCAAATACACCTGGCCGTCCCTCGCTGTGTCGAGGAAAATCTGTGTtagcttcttcttcagaaCCCAAATTCTGCGCTGAACGGGGCCTTCAACAACACTTACACCGGGTGTAACCTCGTCTTGCGATTCCACTGAAAGATGGTCCCCGTAACGTAGACCTTGTCACCTCCGCGCTTCCATTCTAACCTCGTGGGCACCGTCGGCCTATTCTTGTCCACCAAAAGTCCCTCTGGGTCATCGTCCTCCAACACCGAAGCATTGCTGACATTTGACGGGGGGCGCACCAGCCCTTGCGAATCcaactcctcgacatcctccaATGGCTGTCCAATATCGGCAGGCGAGATAATCGGCGACCCGGGCGTGtggacctcctcctcgatggggaggggcagcCGCGGTGGGCGCGTCATATACGACATATCTTGCAAGCTACTATGCGGCATGACGACTGATTCATATATGTCTTCGGACCTTGGTGAGCGGGGCGACCTCGGGGACGAAGGCGAGTTGTGAGAATAAGGGACAGCCACGGGCTTGGCGGGCTCATGCGAGGGGCGGGGTATGCCCTGCTTGACGTCGACGGGCTTCGCAACCGTCGTGGAGCGGTCAGCCGTCACCGAGGACGACGGGGTGGAATAACCCGGGGGGGATGCGGCGCAGGGTCGGTGCTGCAGTGATTTTGgccggttgctgctggtggacGGTGGCTGGACGGCGGTGCCCTGGGcttgggtgagggagggTTCGGGCGGGGCGGCGACCCGGTGAGTCTGTACCGGAATCGGATGTTTGTTATCTCGCCTCACGGGCCGTGGAGACTCATTTTGGCTTCCTGGGGCGTTGGATTGGAAGGATGACGACTGGCTCGTGGGTTTTGATGTGGAGGGGCTGTTTCCCATTTTAATCAACCTTTCTTCTCCGGGCGTGCCTGCTGTCCGATAGCAGCACACGCGAACCCGAAACAAAATCGAAGGGTGGGAGAGCAGTGAAGCTTGGGCTGGCGGGTAcggggtggtgctgggtgcTGGGTGCTAGGAGGTGCTGGGTCCTAGCGGAGTATTCGCTATGTAACAGAAAAACACAACAGATGGGAGTGCCGGAGAGCGATAACAAAGGGGAGACTGGCTCAACCTTGACTCCGATACGGTTAAGAAAAGAAGCGGACGACAGAGAATTCGGCCAGTTTCAACCGCGGGTAAAGCCAATCCAGAAGGTAAATGGTTCAGCAGATGGAGGTGCTGAGGTCCACTGTCTGGGGGTTCAGTCGTTTTTGATGGATCGATAAAGACCCCCCCAACCAGGTTTCCACtcgctccaccaccacaagtCATATGTGGTCCGTGTAACCCATGTCACCCAGAGCCCGGGTCCCAGTCCCTGCCCAGCCAATTGCGCCCCCACTGGTGGACGTCTTCGtgcatcttcaccaactGGTTGCAACTCTCACTTACATACATCCTCTCACTCATCAAAGGCCTTACCTATTCAAAGCTCAGCATTCCCAACCAAAGCCCCCGCTCACTTCTACCACCCCCCACTTCACTTCACTCtctctcatcccatctctcATCCCCTCTCATCCAAAATGTCCGAAAACTACGTCGCCCCCGGCCAACAGCGCTACCTTCGCGCCTGCATGGTCTGCAGCATAGTCATGACCCATCAGCGTTTCCGAGACGAAGGCTGCCCCAACTGCGAAGagttcctccacctccaaggCTCCAGCGAGCAAATCGAGTCCTGCACCTCGTCCGTCTTCGAGGGcctcatcgccatcgccgacCCGACCAAGTCCTGGATAGCCAAATACAACCGCCTCGACGGCTACGTCCGCGGCACCTACGCCAACAAGGTCCTCGGCCAGCTGCCAGACGAGATCCGCAccatgctggaggaggagtataGGATTCAGTATATCCCGTAAGTTTGGCGCGCTCTTTCGACTCATCACTGCTATGTGCTAACTGTGCATGACAGGCGCGATGGTAGCGCTACGGAGGCGGACTGAGCAGAGTTATGGTGGtgtgagtgatgatgagatgaaaaAATGTATCATAATTGATGTGGCTGTGTGCGATTGAAGCTTTTTTCTTGCATCAATAGCGGGTTGGGAATGGCGCAAAATTAATTAATACTGGAAGACTTTTGAGATTTCAAGGACGTCTGTTTTGGGTACTCATATGTTTTGGAAGCTGTTTCGAAGAGCCGCCAATTTCTTGCACCTAAGGCAAGGTCACACTATCATCACGGTATAATCTGGATCTTGGAGTCATCACCACTATCAACTCACACCAGTAATATATCTAGGTTACCACgctttcccccctccatgATGTTTTATTGTGCTGTTAACCGTCCGACGCCCCGCAGCCATCACAACCATCCATACGTGACAGAAAACGCCCACCCAAATCCCTCTTCTCCACACTATAGAAACCAACCATCGCTAGCATGACACCATTAAGCAGGCTCCTGCCAAGCAACCACATCCATTACCTGTCCCGCCGCGGGGTGAGTATACCCAATCTTCAAGCGCAACCGCAGAGGCTGTTCACAAGATTGTTAGCAAAGTACTTTTGTACCATGGAACGTACAATCACTTACCCCCTTGCAACCCGCTACCCTCATCATTTGTGTGGCCTCAGCACCATGCGCCACATCTGTCGATGAAATGCTGAGTAACTGCAACTTCTGTGATTTTGGCACAGCAGCCTGCAGCCCAACATTGGAGAGAGGGGCCCCAGACGTGTTCTTGAATCTGGCGATGGCCTGAACTGTGCCTTCCGCGTTTCTTTGTGTTTGGATAGTCACGTCCAGGCCGTTGTTGTCGTAGCATGGGTGTCCAACTGGGGTAGCAGAAGCAGCGGCCGCCTGTGGTGCTGGGACTGCATCcatggagaagagggcggcgctgggtggaggggcggcAGCAGCCGGGCCAGGAGGTGGCGTGGACGTTGGTCCTTGCGAAAAGAGATCCATGATCGAGGCCACATTGGACTGTGCCGGAGCTGGCGAAGAGCTGGTAGGAGCCGGGGCGCTGGCTCCTCCAAGAATATCCGCAAGCAAATCCGCGTTCTGAGTGCCATTGACTGGCGACGGGGCCGATGGTCCGCTATCGCCCATGAGGTCGAAAAGAAGATCCTCCTCTTTCGGCTTGAGAGACTTGGACTTCCTGTTGtccgccttcttcgtcttcttcgccgcTTCGCCAAGTACTCGTGATGATTCCTTGATCTGAGGAGGCGGCATCTTCTCGAGCACACCACGGCGAATGTCGTCGTATGAAAACAGGTTGCTGAACTCAACCGCACGTTGTTGCACCTCGACGTCCAAACTTGTCTGGTGGTTTTGCAACAGGCGCCGTATCCGTTCGATCTGTGCTGGCTCGGAGAACCTGGTCGTGAGTTTGACCAAGGCTGTGATCACATACTCGGTGGTAACCTGAGTACCATAACTGCTGCTAAGAATGGTGGAGAAGAGATCAACGATTTCGtgctccttgacctccttcaccaattcctcctcctcgtacTGACCACCACGGAGCAGAGCATCGCCATACTCACCAATACACCAAGCACCGGCTTGTGTCAAGCTCTCCTGTGTAATGTCCTTTTTGAGATTCGCGTAAAGCTTTTGTACGGCATACGTCTGAAGCTCAGGGGTTGTGGCGATCAGACGAACGAAGGACGACAAGATCGGCTCCTTCACGTAATTGCCCGCCAAGCTCAGCACGCGCAACATGGTATCGAATTGCCACCTCTTGTTTGGTGCATAACGGTCCGCAGCGACGCCAATTTGGGTGGTCATGGTCGGCTTAAACTCGTTATCGGCCACCTCCAAGAATGCCAACAGCTCCCTAATCAGAACCCGAACATTGCTCTCGTTGATGAGGGTAAAGCTGAGGTCCAAGGCTCTTCGCCTGATGCTGATATCGGGATCCCTCAGACACTCCAAAATAGTATTCCGATGTCTCTGTACGGCGTTGGTATCGATGGCCACCACCTTGACCAAGGTGTTCAGCGCGACGTAGCGAATGTTGTTATCCTTGTTCGTCAAGAACTTGCCCAGAATATTCACACCCAGAACACGCAAGCCAGAGTCCGCCTCGATATCCAGAATCGTCCGTACCGCCTCGTAGAGAATCGAGTTTCCAACATTCTTGGAAGAGTCGGTGTTGGTCGCGACCTGCGCGAGAATATCGTTGATCTGTTCTGTTACCTGGGCATCATTGCGGGCCAAAACACGAAGCAACCGCAGAAGCTTGACCTGCAAGAAGGGGTCTGTAATTCCAGTGACGTCGTGCTCAGGGGCATATCCCGAGGATGCTAGCCCCTTCAGAATCCTCACGAGAGCAGGGACGAACTGCTTGAACTTGTCGACAAttccctcctcaccgccctcggcttcgtcggccTCGCAAAGACTGTTGACCAAGGTCAGGCCGCAGAGCAGCACGCCGTGATTCCTATCGGACAGAAGCTGGCTCGCCTTTTCGATAAAGTGTTCTTGTAGGTCTGGTACTTTTCGACAAATCCGCATGGCGCAGAGGGCTGCTTTTCGTCGAATATAGGGGTTCGCGGTGGATATCAGGTTCTCGATCTGACTGAACAAATCTCTCGACATTTCGACCGAGGCGATGTTTCCGAGAGTACACAAGGCAAGACCGACCACGTATTGATTAGAATGTTGCAGGTCACTAGTACCATCGAGTCAGTTGGTTGTAGGGTTCTCTGCCAGAGCAAATGGACGCACTTTTGGAGAGAGTTGGTGACCAAGGTGAGAACCTCCTGGTTCTCGTCCAGCAGCAAACTTGTTGCCAAATGCCCTAACCGCTTGTCGGCGAAACGAGGTGATGCGAGAAGCTTCAAGCACTCAATCTGGCCGAAATGAGTGCGCTCGCCAAGCGTGAAGAGGTAGAGTAGCTTGGCCACATTGTTCCGCCTGTACCG
Encoded proteins:
- the KAE1 gene encoding putative tRNA threonylcarbamoyladenosine biosynthesis protein kae1 (EggNog:ENOG503NV5V; BUSCO:EOG0926347W; COG:O) codes for the protein MTELLKKTRRIALGCEGSANKLGIGIILHENDTSTVLSNIRHTFVSPPGTGFLPKDTAAHHRSFFVRIALQALRVANITIPDIDCICYTRGPGMGAPLTSVAIAARTLSLLWNKPLVGVNHCVGHIEMGRAITGASHPVVLYVSGGNTQVIAYAEQRYRIFGEALDIAVGNCLDRFARTLEISNDPAPGYNIEQLAKQGGRILLDLPYAVKGMDCSFSGILTRADELAAHMKSGGKGTDGEAFTPADLCFSLQETIFAMLVEITERAMAHVGSSQVLIVGGVGCNERLQEMMGAMAAERGGSVYATDERFCIDNGIMIAHAGLLAYETGFQTPIEESTCTQRFRTDEVLVKWRK
- the GAL83 gene encoding galactose metabolism-related protein (COG:G; EggNog:ENOG503NZ3J), which translates into the protein MGNSPSTSKPTSQSSSFQSNAPGSQNESPRPVRRDNKHPIPVQTHRVAAPPEPSLTQAQGTAVQPPSTSSNRPKSLQHRPCAASPPGYSTPSSSVTADRSTTVAKPVDVKQGIPRPSHEPAKPVAVPYSHNSPSSPRSPRSPRSEDIYESVVMPHSSLQDMSYMTRPPRLPLPIEEEVHTPGSPIISPADIGQPLEDVEELDSQGLVRPPSNVSNASVLEDDDPEGLLVDKNRPTVPTRLEWKRGGDKVYVTGTIFQWNRKTRLHPVEGRPGVFATTIDILPGTHHIRFLVDGQMQTSPDLPTTVDFGNNLVNYIEVNPDDLPSAAESGSGAAAAGAPAKDGQQTTERSQNPVSEEESNQQQPKASFRDCPPAELFAHKIPRYLLDFDLQEDAPQYNTACSAIEKLPMPPALPGFLGKPILNAATLIKDDNSVLNMPNHTVLNHLATSSIKNNILAVSATTRYKSKYVTTIMYKPTTTEGI
- the SPT4 gene encoding transcription elongation factor spt4 (BUSCO:EOG09265BBJ; EggNog:ENOG503P572; COG:K), which produces MSENYVAPGQQRYLRACMVCSIVMTHQRFRDEGCPNCEEFLHLQGSSEQIESCTSSVFEGLIAIADPTKSWIAKYNRLDGYVRGTYANKVLGQLPDEIRTMLEEEYRIQYIPRDGSATEAD
- the APL4 gene encoding clathrin associated protein complex large subunit (COG:U; EggNog:ENOG503NU8A), with the translated sequence MSSLKQFIRNVRAAKTIADERAVIQKESASIRASFREESADHGVRRNNVAKLLYLFTLGERTHFGQIECLKLLASPRFADKRLGHLATSLLLDENQEVLTLVTNSLQNDLQHSNQYVVGLALCTLGNIASVEMSRDLFSQIENLISTANPYIRRKAALCAMRICRKVPDLQEHFIEKASQLLSDRNHGVLLCGLTLVNSLCEADEAEGGEEGIVDKFKQFVPALVRILKGLASSGYAPEHDVTGITDPFLQVKLLRLLRVLARNDAQVTEQINDILAQVATNTDSSKNVGNSILYEAVRTILDIEADSGLRVLGVNILGKFLTNKDNNIRYVALNTLVKVVAIDTNAVQRHRNTILECLRDPDISIRRRALDLSFTLINESNVRVLIRELLAFLEVADNEFKPTMTTQIGVAADRYAPNKRWQFDTMLRVLSLAGNYVKEPILSSFVRLIATTPELQTYAVQKLYANLKKDITQESLTQAGAWCIGEYGDALLRGGQYEEEELVKEVKEHEIVDLFSTILSSSYGTQVTTEYVITALVKLTTRFSEPAQIERIRRLLQNHQTSLDVEVQQRAVEFSNLFSYDDIRRGVLEKMPPPQIKESSRVLGEAAKKTKKADNRKSKSLKPKEEDLLFDLMGDSGPSAPSPVNGTQNADLLADILGGASAPAPTSSSPAPAQSNVASIMDLFSQGPTSTPPPGPAAAAPPPSAALFSMDAVPAPQAAAASATPVGHPCYDNNGLDVTIQTQRNAEGTVQAIARFKNTSGAPLSNVGLQAAVPKSQKLQLLSISSTDVAHGAEATQMMRVAGCKGPLRLRLKIGYTHPAAGQVMDVVAWQEPA